From a region of the Georgenia yuyongxinii genome:
- a CDS encoding magnesium and cobalt transport protein CorA, with translation MLVDSARYHAGARDAEATSIADAARLSRQGPGFVWVAVSQPAGGELDELSGCFDLPALAVKDALEGHQRPKLEQYGDCVFIVVKTVRYEEATGQLDIGELDVFVGARYAIVVSRSAGDVSGSIRRRIDGYPAVTALGPMAAVWAVLDTVVDDAERVTDLLLDRAQRIEQAVFQGDRDQSESIYLHHRRVDQLGRAVHPVLAVFDTLHRGEPVMSPDGVRALLSDASDHARRLSEEVELLSGRLDGLLSANLSRVTVRQNEIMQKVSAWAAIAAAPTIITGIYGMNFHHIPELTWPFGYAFALVVMVAAVWALHWNFRRVGWL, from the coding sequence TTGCTAGTTGACTCCGCGCGGTACCACGCCGGCGCTCGCGACGCGGAGGCGACAAGCATCGCCGACGCCGCTCGCCTGTCCCGCCAAGGGCCGGGGTTCGTGTGGGTAGCGGTGAGCCAGCCCGCCGGCGGGGAACTCGACGAGCTCAGCGGATGCTTCGACCTGCCAGCGCTCGCCGTCAAGGACGCACTCGAGGGCCACCAGCGCCCCAAGCTGGAGCAGTACGGTGACTGCGTCTTCATCGTCGTCAAGACTGTTCGCTACGAGGAGGCGACGGGACAGCTCGACATCGGCGAGCTCGACGTCTTCGTGGGAGCGCGGTACGCCATCGTGGTCAGCCGCTCGGCCGGCGACGTCTCCGGCAGCATCCGCCGGCGCATCGACGGGTATCCGGCGGTCACGGCGCTCGGCCCGATGGCCGCCGTGTGGGCCGTGCTCGACACGGTGGTCGACGATGCCGAGCGCGTGACCGACCTTCTCCTCGATCGGGCTCAGCGGATCGAGCAGGCGGTCTTCCAGGGAGATCGCGATCAGAGCGAATCCATCTACCTCCACCACCGCCGCGTCGACCAGCTCGGTCGGGCGGTGCATCCCGTGCTCGCCGTGTTCGACACCCTCCATCGCGGCGAGCCGGTGATGTCCCCAGACGGCGTGCGCGCCCTCCTGAGTGATGCCAGCGACCACGCTCGCCGACTATCCGAGGAGGTGGAGCTGCTGTCGGGCCGCCTCGACGGCCTGCTCAGTGCGAACCTGTCGCGCGTCACCGTCCGTCAGAACGAGATCATGCAAAAGGTGTCGGCATGGGCCGCGATCGCGGCCGCGCCCACGATCATCACCGGGATCTACGGCATGAACTTCCATCACATCCCCGAACTTACGTGGCCATTTGGCTACGCCTTCGCGCTGGTGGTCATGGTCGCCGCTGTCTGGGCGCTCCACTGGAACTTCCGGCGCGTCGGTTGGTTGTGA
- a CDS encoding phosphatase PAP2 family protein codes for MPRTSAARPAGPPSERLAARLEVRDATPPAVLDDLTRLDLAAYRAIAETPTPTLDEPLRRLSIVASHSKLWMGIAALIAAFGGPSGRRTAVTALTAVGVNSLVVNLPLKLLGRRARPDRAAARVSPTRHVPMPTSPSFPSGHAASAFAFVAAVARTMPGVARYMRALAYLVGYSRVHTGVHYPGDVIVGAFIGTAIGESVAYAASPRPRSWL; via the coding sequence GTGCCACGCACGTCAGCCGCGCGTCCCGCCGGGCCGCCGTCGGAGCGCCTCGCCGCGCGCCTGGAGGTGCGCGACGCGACGCCGCCGGCCGTGCTCGACGACCTCACACGGCTCGACCTGGCGGCGTACCGAGCGATCGCCGAGACCCCGACGCCCACGCTCGACGAACCGCTCCGCCGGCTGTCCATCGTCGCGAGCCACTCCAAGCTCTGGATGGGGATCGCCGCGCTCATCGCGGCGTTCGGCGGGCCTTCGGGTCGTCGCACGGCCGTCACGGCGCTGACGGCGGTGGGGGTGAACTCACTCGTCGTCAACCTCCCGCTGAAGCTGCTCGGCCGACGCGCCCGGCCGGACCGTGCGGCAGCACGCGTGTCGCCGACCCGCCATGTCCCGATGCCGACGTCGCCCTCGTTTCCTTCCGGTCACGCGGCGTCCGCGTTCGCCTTCGTCGCTGCGGTGGCGCGGACGATGCCCGGGGTGGCCCGCTACATGAGGGCATTGGCGTACCTCGTCGGCTACTCCCGTGTCCACACCGGCGTCCACTATCCCGGCGATGTCATCGTCGGGGCCTTCATCGGCACGGCGATCGGCGAGTCCGTCGCCTACGCCGCGAGCCCTCGCCCGCGTAGTTGGTTGTAG
- a CDS encoding HdeD family acid-resistance protein, giving the protein MKMESTYDPGPALRAGELIFARVWKLIALRGVVAIAFGIVLLVWPDVGLTAIVSAVGVLAIASGSVSAAAAFGLPGAAKRYRFWLAVHAVVGLLAGAAVLLWPDLSATALLYAIALWAIAVGVIELVGAFVLPLSGPRTVLVAVGGIAFAAFGVVMFVEPSGGAMALVALVAAFALVRGTFDVALAILLRHVAGELDQLFRSPSGAEAATHG; this is encoded by the coding sequence ATGAAGATGGAATCAACCTACGACCCTGGCCCGGCGCTCCGGGCCGGCGAGCTGATCTTCGCCCGCGTCTGGAAGCTGATCGCCCTGCGGGGCGTGGTCGCGATCGCGTTCGGGATCGTCCTGCTCGTCTGGCCCGATGTCGGCCTCACGGCCATCGTGTCGGCGGTGGGCGTGCTCGCGATCGCGAGCGGGTCCGTGTCTGCCGCGGCCGCGTTCGGGCTGCCTGGTGCGGCGAAGCGGTACCGCTTCTGGCTGGCCGTGCACGCAGTGGTCGGGCTCCTGGCCGGAGCAGCGGTGCTGCTGTGGCCCGACCTGTCGGCAACGGCGCTCCTCTACGCGATCGCCCTCTGGGCCATCGCAGTTGGCGTCATCGAGCTCGTCGGGGCGTTCGTGCTGCCGCTCAGCGGCCCGCGGACCGTGCTGGTAGCGGTGGGCGGGATCGCTTTCGCCGCGTTCGGCGTCGTGATGTTCGTCGAGCCCAGCGGCGGTGCGATGGCGCTCGTGGCGCTCGTGGCCGCGTTCGCACTGGTCCGCGGCACGTTCGACGTGGCGCTGGCGATCCTGCTTCGGCACGTGGCCGGTGAGCTGGACCAGCTTTTCCGGTCCCCGAGCGGGGCGGAGGCGGCCACCCATGGGTGA
- a CDS encoding sll1863 family stress response protein — MQRYVDALHGDEEAARASGRTEAAAVAGRLEQLDISLEIAEHRMAAELAATEEQFTGAVEAELHRWDAYLDRMQTKAATKTGVARDRAEAAIADLRQRRLAIGARVAAAGTATDDGWRDAKTHALAELDELNAKAATAWRD, encoded by the coding sequence ATGCAGCGATACGTCGACGCCCTGCACGGCGACGAGGAGGCCGCGCGGGCCTCGGGTCGCACGGAGGCGGCCGCCGTCGCCGGGAGGCTCGAGCAGCTCGACATCTCGCTCGAGATTGCCGAGCACCGGATGGCGGCAGAGCTCGCGGCGACCGAGGAGCAGTTCACAGGCGCAGTCGAGGCGGAGCTGCACCGATGGGACGCGTACCTAGACCGTATGCAGACCAAGGCGGCGACGAAGACCGGCGTTGCGCGGGATCGGGCCGAGGCGGCGATCGCCGACCTCCGGCAGCGCCGCCTGGCGATCGGCGCGCGCGTCGCCGCCGCCGGCACGGCAACGGACGACGGCTGGCGCGACGCGAAGACGCACGCCCTGGCGGAGCTCGACGAGCTCAATGCCAAGGCCGCCACGGCGTGGCGTGACTGA
- a CDS encoding BTAD domain-containing putative transcriptional regulator → MNKLVEVRLLGPFEVLAGGQPANVGGGKRRGLLALLALRCGRVVGVDSLIDALWADDLPAAPRNAVQHHVARLRAALGSEAIAATPDGYALAHAAVDALRFEDLLHEARDALRAGDAVAGAESVARGLELWRGPALHGLTDTAWFGAEARRLESLRVDALEEQFEAALVLGEHRDVVPALGTALEENPFRERLWGQLMLALYRSGRQPDALEAFREARRVFSEELALEPGPELRRLQDAILSHDPAIAPLPAPRRRRGTLPAPSTSFVDREEALAQVLALVREHRLVTLTGLPGVGKSRLALEAARSVEHEFADGAWFVDLARAGGEDDVVRLVAHAVDVRGADPLARVVGRLRDADAILWLDGCGRVVGEAARVASAVVAGCPDVRVLTTSREVLHVPGEVRVMVEPFRVPDPGRSDGVDSPAVQLFVERARAARPGFELTAEAAPLVAKISRHVDGLPLAIELAAARAHALGLVEILSVVEHRLELLGDVPASDANRASLQALVEWCYDVLHEDEKSLLHKVAVHRGGASVPSLVAAAASDGLDEPTVTYLLGVLVDKSILAVSFPAEGARYDMLETVREYALERLAESGRLAAARRAHAESIAALAEAARAELRGADWRAWVRRLELENDNVWAALTYARDARESGIAARLAALAWYFVLAERVAEGRRFLERALAATSGDLTVAERLELHAFRCYLATEELDLDTAIEIGERALAGEATEAAVPELGLVEAALGLAVAEAGDVERGAALAGRGYARLDAGENHWESAAASLFCAQVAAAAGDVATVAAMAAEARRHAQATGFDAFLVPAMLLEAWVAERRHDSSAATVAYRRTLDLAGRIGFADHAAFALSGLASSALAGGDVTQAEELERRALATAEAARASWAAAHARVELGRILAAAGDAKTAAKLYRTVLAWSKARRAHGPRESLFVVLSQDPAAAAAVGLAGLGDGRDEITAATAPA, encoded by the coding sequence ATGAACAAGCTGGTGGAAGTCCGACTGCTCGGCCCGTTCGAGGTCCTCGCCGGCGGGCAGCCGGCGAACGTAGGCGGCGGCAAGCGCCGCGGGCTTCTCGCGCTGCTCGCGCTCCGGTGCGGTCGCGTCGTCGGCGTCGACTCGCTGATCGACGCCTTGTGGGCAGACGACCTGCCTGCCGCGCCGCGCAACGCCGTCCAGCACCACGTCGCCCGTCTCCGGGCTGCGCTCGGTTCGGAGGCCATCGCCGCGACGCCGGACGGCTACGCGCTGGCCCACGCGGCGGTCGACGCTCTGCGGTTTGAGGACCTGCTGCACGAGGCGCGTGATGCGCTGCGCGCAGGGGATGCCGTCGCGGGGGCGGAGTCGGTCGCGCGCGGGCTGGAGCTCTGGCGGGGCCCGGCACTGCACGGCCTCACCGACACGGCGTGGTTCGGCGCCGAGGCGCGGCGGCTCGAGTCCCTTCGCGTCGACGCACTCGAGGAGCAGTTCGAGGCGGCGCTCGTCCTAGGAGAGCACCGCGACGTCGTGCCCGCCCTCGGAACGGCGCTCGAGGAGAACCCGTTCCGGGAGCGCCTGTGGGGCCAGCTGATGCTCGCGCTGTACCGCAGCGGCCGCCAGCCCGACGCGCTCGAGGCCTTCCGTGAGGCGCGGCGCGTGTTCTCAGAGGAGTTGGCGCTAGAGCCGGGACCCGAGCTGCGGCGCCTCCAGGACGCCATCCTTTCGCACGATCCCGCGATCGCGCCCCTTCCGGCTCCACGGAGGCGCCGAGGCACCCTCCCCGCTCCGTCGACCTCGTTCGTCGATCGCGAGGAGGCGCTCGCCCAGGTGCTCGCGCTGGTGCGCGAGCACCGCCTGGTGACGCTGACCGGACTGCCGGGTGTCGGCAAGAGCAGGCTCGCGTTGGAGGCGGCTCGCTCGGTGGAGCATGAGTTCGCCGACGGGGCATGGTTCGTCGATCTCGCCCGTGCCGGCGGGGAGGACGACGTCGTTCGCCTGGTCGCGCACGCCGTGGACGTCCGGGGCGCCGACCCGCTCGCCCGGGTCGTTGGCCGCTTGCGTGACGCCGACGCGATCCTGTGGCTCGACGGCTGTGGCCGTGTCGTCGGGGAGGCGGCGCGGGTCGCCTCAGCGGTCGTGGCCGGCTGTCCGGACGTGCGGGTGCTGACGACGAGCCGCGAGGTGCTGCATGTGCCCGGCGAGGTGCGGGTGATGGTCGAGCCGTTCAGAGTGCCCGATCCGGGCCGGAGCGACGGCGTCGACTCACCGGCGGTGCAGCTCTTCGTCGAGCGCGCACGGGCGGCTCGTCCTGGGTTCGAGCTGACGGCGGAGGCCGCGCCGCTCGTGGCGAAGATCAGCCGCCACGTTGACGGGCTACCGCTCGCAATCGAGCTTGCCGCCGCGCGCGCCCATGCACTCGGGCTGGTGGAGATCCTCTCCGTCGTCGAGCACCGCCTCGAGCTCCTCGGCGACGTGCCGGCATCGGACGCGAACCGCGCGAGCCTTCAGGCGCTCGTGGAGTGGTGCTACGACGTGCTGCACGAGGACGAAAAGTCGCTGTTACACAAGGTGGCGGTACATCGGGGCGGCGCGTCGGTGCCGTCGCTGGTCGCCGCCGCGGCGAGCGACGGACTCGATGAGCCCACCGTGACCTACCTGCTGGGCGTGCTCGTCGACAAGTCGATCCTGGCCGTGTCGTTCCCCGCCGAAGGTGCGCGCTACGACATGCTGGAGACGGTGCGGGAGTACGCGCTCGAACGTCTAGCCGAGAGCGGTCGTCTCGCCGCTGCCCGGCGGGCGCACGCCGAGTCCATCGCGGCACTCGCCGAGGCGGCGCGCGCGGAGCTGCGAGGAGCCGACTGGCGGGCCTGGGTCCGCCGGCTCGAGCTCGAGAACGACAACGTGTGGGCTGCGCTCACCTACGCGCGCGATGCCCGCGAGAGCGGCATCGCCGCGCGCTTGGCCGCGCTCGCCTGGTACTTCGTCCTTGCCGAACGCGTGGCCGAGGGCCGACGCTTCCTCGAGCGCGCGCTGGCTGCGACGTCAGGGGATCTGACGGTGGCCGAGCGGCTCGAGCTCCACGCCTTCCGCTGCTACCTCGCGACCGAGGAGCTCGACCTCGACACGGCGATCGAGATCGGCGAACGGGCCCTCGCGGGCGAAGCCACCGAGGCGGCGGTGCCGGAGCTCGGCCTGGTGGAAGCAGCGCTCGGCCTCGCCGTCGCCGAGGCAGGCGACGTCGAGCGGGGGGCCGCGCTCGCGGGGCGGGGGTATGCGAGGCTCGACGCCGGCGAGAACCACTGGGAGAGCGCAGCGGCCAGCCTCTTCTGTGCGCAGGTCGCCGCAGCCGCGGGCGACGTGGCCACGGTCGCCGCCATGGCGGCGGAGGCGCGCCGTCACGCCCAGGCCACGGGTTTCGACGCGTTCCTCGTTCCCGCGATGCTGCTCGAGGCGTGGGTCGCCGAGAGGCGGCATGACAGCAGCGCCGCGACGGTCGCGTATCGACGCACACTCGACCTCGCCGGTCGAATAGGTTTCGCCGACCACGCCGCGTTCGCGCTGTCCGGGCTCGCGTCGAGCGCCCTCGCGGGCGGCGACGTGACCCAGGCCGAGGAGCTCGAGCGACGCGCGCTGGCGACGGCCGAGGCGGCGCGTGCGTCGTGGGCCGCCGCCCATGCGCGTGTGGAGCTCGGTCGCATCCTCGCGGCGGCCGGCGACGCCAAGACGGCCGCGAAGCTGTACCGCACCGTGCTCGCCTGGTCCAAGGCCCGGCGGGCGCACGGGCCCCGCGAGAGCCTTTTCGTGGTGCTGTCCCAGGACCCGGCCGCCGCGGCCGCGGTCGGCCTGGCCGGTCTGGGCGACGGCCGCGACGAGATAACGGCCGCGACCGCGCCTGCCTGA
- a CDS encoding DUF1269 domain-containing protein, whose amino-acid sequence MAAIENVVVVRFTEPSKAYQALSALKDCDAEGRIALRSAAVVERTSEGYLRTPEAADNIGLVGTASGSLLGMLIGVLGGPVGVLVGWGAGAVMGGAFDIGRAVKSDEALTELGRAIPPGSTAVIATAAEPAVEVIDGEMRKLEGEVTRRSVGDVMDELEAAEDAAEAAAREARRELREKRKTELSASVDARVGTLKEKLHIS is encoded by the coding sequence ATGGCTGCGATTGAGAACGTGGTGGTCGTTCGGTTCACTGAGCCGAGCAAGGCCTACCAGGCGCTAAGCGCGCTCAAGGACTGCGACGCCGAGGGTCGGATCGCGCTGCGATCCGCGGCGGTCGTGGAGCGCACATCTGAGGGATATCTGCGCACTCCCGAAGCCGCCGACAACATCGGTCTCGTCGGCACTGCGAGCGGCTCGCTGCTCGGGATGCTCATCGGCGTTCTGGGCGGGCCGGTCGGAGTCCTCGTGGGCTGGGGCGCCGGTGCCGTGATGGGCGGAGCTTTCGACATCGGTCGTGCCGTGAAGTCGGACGAGGCGCTCACCGAACTGGGCAGGGCGATTCCGCCGGGATCCACTGCGGTGATCGCGACCGCGGCCGAACCGGCGGTCGAGGTGATCGACGGGGAGATGCGGAAGCTGGAGGGCGAGGTCACGCGCCGTTCCGTCGGCGACGTCATGGACGAGCTCGAGGCAGCGGAGGATGCCGCCGAGGCGGCTGCCCGCGAAGCGCGGCGAGAGCTGCGCGAGAAGCGGAAGACGGAGCTGAGCGCGAGCGTCGACGCGCGCGTCGGAACGCTCAAGGAGAAACTCCACATCTCCTGA
- a CDS encoding CPBP family intramembrane glutamic endopeptidase, producing MVTSAAPRVHDTPLIGLLPTAGVSLSAFLLFALQLAGWGHALLVVSLLGAWAVSRELVKDLALVGIGITIVSTTSVEADVSWDRFFTIGTVLLSAVGLPYLVDRFVYRREAIRFPWRTGQRWTRLEKGYLVAVPVLGWLILPYYFITSGAYLNWPNITDRSELARFFVGVNFVGTWDELFFICTCFALLRRHFGMWQANVLQAVIFVSFLWELGYREWGPFLTAPFALLQGWIFSRTGSLTYVLIVHLLFDVFVFLAIVHAHNPGALPIFLV from the coding sequence ATGGTCACGAGCGCTGCCCCACGCGTTCACGACACGCCGCTGATCGGGCTGCTGCCGACGGCGGGGGTCTCGCTGTCCGCGTTCCTCCTGTTCGCCCTCCAGCTCGCCGGCTGGGGCCACGCGCTGCTCGTTGTCAGTCTGCTGGGAGCGTGGGCGGTCTCGCGCGAGCTAGTCAAGGACCTCGCGCTCGTCGGGATCGGCATCACGATCGTCTCGACGACCTCGGTCGAGGCGGACGTCAGCTGGGACAGGTTCTTCACGATCGGCACGGTGCTCCTGTCCGCCGTGGGGCTGCCGTACCTCGTGGACCGGTTCGTGTACCGCCGCGAGGCCATCCGGTTCCCGTGGCGCACCGGCCAGCGGTGGACCCGGCTCGAGAAGGGCTACCTCGTCGCCGTCCCGGTACTCGGGTGGCTGATCCTGCCGTACTACTTCATCACCTCAGGCGCGTACCTGAACTGGCCGAACATCACCGACCGGAGCGAGCTCGCCCGGTTCTTCGTGGGGGTCAACTTCGTGGGCACGTGGGACGAGCTGTTCTTCATCTGCACGTGCTTCGCGCTGCTGCGCCGACACTTCGGGATGTGGCAGGCGAACGTGCTTCAAGCCGTCATCTTCGTCTCTTTCCTGTGGGAACTCGGCTACCGCGAGTGGGGCCCGTTCCTCACCGCCCCGTTCGCGCTCCTGCAGGGGTGGATCTTCTCGAGGACCGGCTCCCTCACGTACGTGCTGATCGTCCACCTGCTTTTCGACGTCTTCGTCTTCCTCGCGATCGTGCACGCCCACAACCCCGGCGCGCTACCGATCTTCCTCGTCTGA
- a CDS encoding RNA polymerase sigma factor, whose product MPSLSDLPDAVLARRAALRDHAAFGVIVDRHGPALYRYSYRMLQHHSDTQDCLQDVMVAAWRGLPAFRGDAALRTWLFALTINQVRTFLRRRPPSTLPVDSLQIAAPGRFDPEQQALAADLLSALDRALRELPLSQRSTWLLVEIEGLSYADVADIRHTTIDAVRGQLHRARHSLETKLEGWR is encoded by the coding sequence GTGCCCTCTTTGTCCGACCTGCCCGACGCCGTGCTGGCGCGCCGGGCAGCGCTGCGCGACCACGCGGCCTTCGGCGTCATCGTCGATCGGCACGGTCCGGCGCTGTACCGGTACAGCTACCGCATGCTCCAGCACCACAGCGATACCCAGGACTGCCTGCAGGACGTCATGGTGGCAGCCTGGCGCGGCCTGCCCGCCTTCCGCGGCGACGCCGCGCTGCGGACCTGGCTCTTCGCCCTGACCATCAACCAGGTGCGGACCTTCCTGCGCCGCCGTCCTCCATCTACCCTGCCCGTGGATTCGCTACAGATCGCCGCACCCGGACGCTTCGACCCGGAGCAGCAGGCCCTGGCAGCCGACCTGCTGTCCGCCCTCGACCGGGCTTTGCGAGAACTCCCACTCTCCCAGCGCTCGACCTGGCTCCTGGTCGAGATCGAAGGTTTGAGCTACGCCGACGTCGCCGACATCCGGCACACCACCATCGACGCCGTGCGCGGCCAGCTCCACCGGGCGCGCCACAGCCTGGAGACAAAGCTGGAAGGATGGCGATGA
- a CDS encoding Asp23/Gls24 family envelope stress response protein, with product MTSRPTGATNVGTATVVSALSSSKGTTTINDVVVSKIAGIATNEVDGVHAMGSGAARAMGSLRERIPGSTTNQSRGVTVEVGETQAAIDLSIVAQYGVAIADLAEGIRRNVIASVERMTGLEVVEVNINVTDVHLPEDDVAPEQEQRVQ from the coding sequence ATGACCAGCCGTCCTACTGGCGCCACAAACGTCGGCACCGCCACCGTCGTTTCCGCCCTGAGCAGCAGCAAGGGAACCACGACGATCAACGATGTGGTGGTCAGCAAGATCGCCGGCATCGCCACCAATGAGGTCGACGGCGTGCACGCGATGGGCTCGGGTGCGGCCCGCGCGATGGGCTCGTTGCGCGAGCGCATCCCCGGCAGCACCACGAACCAGTCCCGGGGTGTCACGGTGGAGGTCGGAGAGACCCAGGCGGCGATCGACCTCAGCATCGTCGCCCAGTACGGGGTGGCGATCGCTGACCTGGCGGAGGGTATCCGCCGCAACGTGATTGCCTCCGTCGAGCGGATGACCGGCCTGGAGGTGGTCGAGGTCAACATCAACGTCACCGACGTGCACCTGCCTGAGGACGACGTGGCTCCCGAGCAGGAGCAACGGGTCCAATGA